In Rattus rattus isolate New Zealand chromosome 3, Rrattus_CSIRO_v1, whole genome shotgun sequence, one genomic interval encodes:
- the Rbm46 gene encoding probable RNA-binding protein 46 isoform X1, which produces MNEENTDGTNGCSKVRTGTQNEAALLALMEKTGYNMVQENGQRKFGGPPPGWEGPPPPRGCEVFVGKIPRDMYEDELVPVFERAGKIYEFRLMMEFSGENRGYAFVMYTTKEEAQLAIRILNNYEIRPGKFIGVCVSLDNCRLFIGAIPKEKKKEEILDEMKKVTEGVVDVIVYPSATDKTKNRGFAFVEYESHRAAAMARRKLIPGTFQLWGHTIQVDWADPEKEVDEETMQRVKVLYVRNLMISTTEETIKAEFNKFKPGAVERVKKLRDYAFVHFFNREDAVAAMSVMNGKCIDGASIEVTLAKPVNKENTWRQHLNGQISPNSENLLVYANKEESHSKSLGKPPTLPTRLNGQHSPSPPEIERCTYPFFPGTKLTPISMYSLKSNHFNSAVMHLDYYCNKNNWAPPEYYLYSTTSQDGKVLLVYKIVIPAIANGSQSYFMPDKLCTTLEDAKELAAQFTLLHLDREHSLFSLDLCRRIWRK; this is translated from the exons ATGAACGAAGAGAACACTGATGGAACAAATGGATGCAGTAAAGTACGCACTGGCACTCAGAATGAAGCCGCATTGCTGGCTCTGATGGAAAAGACTGGCTACAACATGGTCCAAGAAAATGGGCAAAGAAAATTTGGTGGTCCTCCTCCAG gTTGGGAAGGTCCACCTCCCCCTAGAGGTTGTGAAGTTTTTGTTGGAAAAATACCTCGTGATATGTATGAAGATGAATTGGTTCCTGTATTTGAAAGAGCTGGGAAGATATATGAATTTCGACTGATGATGGAATTTAGTGGTGAAAATAGAGGTTATGCTTTCGTGATGTATACTACTAAAGAAGAAGCTCAATTAGCCATCCGGATTCTTAACAATTATGAGATTCGACCTGGGAagtttattggtgtgtgtgtaagcttgGATAATTGCAGATTATTTATTGGAGCAattcccaaagaaaagaaaaaggaagaaattttggATGAAATGAAGAAAGTTACAGAAGGTGTTGTAGATGTGATTGTTTATCCAAGTGCAACTGACAAAACCAAGAACCgcggttttgcttttgttgagtATGAGTCTCACAGAGCTGCTGCTATGGCCAGGAGAAAGCTGATTCCAG GAACATTTCAACTCTGGGGCCACACCATTCAGGTAGATTGGGCTGATCCAGAGAAAGAAGTTGATGAGGAAACCATGCAGAGAGTTAAAGTTCTCTATGTAAGAAATCTAATGATCTCAACCACAGAGGAAACAATTAAAGCAGAATTCAATAAGTTCAAGCCTGGTGCAGTGGAACGAGTAAAGAAACTTAGAGATTATGCATTCGTTCACTTTTTCAACCGGGAAGATGCAGTGGCTGCTATGTCTGTTATGAATGGAAAATGCATTGATGGAGCCAGTATTGAGGTAACCCTGGCAAAGccagtaaataaagaaaatacttggCGACAGCATCTTAATGGCCAGATCAGCCCCAATTCAGAAAACCTACTTGTTTATGCTAACAAGGAAGAGAGTCACTCCAAAAGTCTAGGCAAGCCACCAACTCTCCCCACGCGTCTCAATGGTCAGCATAGTCCAAGCCCCCCTGAGATTGAAAGATGTACTTATCCTTTTTTTCCTGGAACAAAGCTTACCCCAATTAGTATGTATTCTTTAAAATCCAATCATTTTAATTCTGCAGTGATGCATTTGGATTATTactgcaacaaaaataattgggCACCACCagaatattatttatattcaacAACCAGTCAGGATGGAAAAGTACTCTTGGTGTATAAGATAGTTATTCCTGCAATTGCAAATGGATCCCAGAGTTACTTCATGCCAGACAAACTCTGCACAACGCTGGAGGATGCAAAGGAACTGGCAGCTCAGTTTACACTGCTTCATTTGG
- the Rbm46 gene encoding probable RNA-binding protein 46 isoform X2, whose translation MNEENTDGTNGCSKVRTGTQNEAALLALMEKTGYNMVQENGQRKFGGPPPGWEGPPPPRGCEVFVGKIPRDMYEDELVPVFERAGKIYEFRLMMEFSGENRGYAFVMYTTKEEAQLAIRILNNYEIRPGKFIGVCVSLDNCRLFIGAIPKEKKKEEILDEMKKVTEGVVDVIVYPSATDKTKNRGFAFVEYESHRAAAMARRKLIPGTFQLWGHTIQVDWADPEKEVDEETMQRVKVLYVRNLMISTTEETIKAEFNKFKPGAVERVKKLRDYAFVHFFNREDAVAAMSVMNGKCIDGASIEVTLAKPVNKENTWRQHLNGQISPNSENLLVYANKEESHSKSLGKPPTLPTRLNGQHSPSPPEIERCTYPFFPGTKLTPISMYSLKSNHFNSAVMHLDYYCNKNNWAPPEYYLYSTTSQDGKVLLVYKIVIPAIANGSQSYFMPDKLCTTLEDAKELAAQFTLLHLGPF comes from the exons ATGAACGAAGAGAACACTGATGGAACAAATGGATGCAGTAAAGTACGCACTGGCACTCAGAATGAAGCCGCATTGCTGGCTCTGATGGAAAAGACTGGCTACAACATGGTCCAAGAAAATGGGCAAAGAAAATTTGGTGGTCCTCCTCCAG gTTGGGAAGGTCCACCTCCCCCTAGAGGTTGTGAAGTTTTTGTTGGAAAAATACCTCGTGATATGTATGAAGATGAATTGGTTCCTGTATTTGAAAGAGCTGGGAAGATATATGAATTTCGACTGATGATGGAATTTAGTGGTGAAAATAGAGGTTATGCTTTCGTGATGTATACTACTAAAGAAGAAGCTCAATTAGCCATCCGGATTCTTAACAATTATGAGATTCGACCTGGGAagtttattggtgtgtgtgtaagcttgGATAATTGCAGATTATTTATTGGAGCAattcccaaagaaaagaaaaaggaagaaattttggATGAAATGAAGAAAGTTACAGAAGGTGTTGTAGATGTGATTGTTTATCCAAGTGCAACTGACAAAACCAAGAACCgcggttttgcttttgttgagtATGAGTCTCACAGAGCTGCTGCTATGGCCAGGAGAAAGCTGATTCCAG GAACATTTCAACTCTGGGGCCACACCATTCAGGTAGATTGGGCTGATCCAGAGAAAGAAGTTGATGAGGAAACCATGCAGAGAGTTAAAGTTCTCTATGTAAGAAATCTAATGATCTCAACCACAGAGGAAACAATTAAAGCAGAATTCAATAAGTTCAAGCCTGGTGCAGTGGAACGAGTAAAGAAACTTAGAGATTATGCATTCGTTCACTTTTTCAACCGGGAAGATGCAGTGGCTGCTATGTCTGTTATGAATGGAAAATGCATTGATGGAGCCAGTATTGAGGTAACCCTGGCAAAGccagtaaataaagaaaatacttggCGACAGCATCTTAATGGCCAGATCAGCCCCAATTCAGAAAACCTACTTGTTTATGCTAACAAGGAAGAGAGTCACTCCAAAAGTCTAGGCAAGCCACCAACTCTCCCCACGCGTCTCAATGGTCAGCATAGTCCAAGCCCCCCTGAGATTGAAAGATGTACTTATCCTTTTTTTCCTGGAACAAAGCTTACCCCAATTAGTATGTATTCTTTAAAATCCAATCATTTTAATTCTGCAGTGATGCATTTGGATTATTactgcaacaaaaataattgggCACCACCagaatattatttatattcaacAACCAGTCAGGATGGAAAAGTACTCTTGGTGTATAAGATAGTTATTCCTGCAATTGCAAATGGATCCCAGAGTTACTTCATGCCAGACAAACTCTGCACAACGCTGGAGGATGCAAAGGAACTGGCAGCTCAGTTTACACTGCTTCATTTGG